A single Oncorhynchus kisutch isolate 150728-3 linkage group LG19, Okis_V2, whole genome shotgun sequence DNA region contains:
- the LOC109865078 gene encoding storkhead-box protein 2 isoform X3 yields the protein MECQQKKLVKGVPIPTAEILHHTLSMLVRERKIYPTPEGYFIVTPQTYFITPSLIRTSSKWYHLDERLPDRKQQQQCTSPLSGTFPPSTSGCVRDRSYPKNHGYFYNDYHDNPPSHHTTLTRKSPKKHREAYSPHSPHTPTQPQHTMEKTRSTLSFPFKSDTLTKHREGGSSGEKQSKKFGLKLFRLSFKKDKTKQLTTFSAQFPPEEWPLQGEETPTAMPHNVEMEIIRRINPDLTVENVARHTAVIKRLEEERAQRSKASSSAQRSAHSRRSRRHRKPQGKPSCSHIKTRTTRGDHFEGSNLDMVAERDYQPYSSSSLEHSHARHLAHSNPNIMESHLPVTPEWDVSGELAKRRTEMPFPEPSHGPSHSKVYHSHTRERKSRNERSTNKAKERSRSMDNSKRPLGVGLIGLPDYFKHSPDERDRDKRRYYTDDGTLRAAAQASHYSHYAHSQATPHAVKLTSVCVPDRGRTLKKSKSRDHLPDYDRLKAYSPKPMAEDYFQSNASNKLIFTAPRPIGKHNQDRLPKVKVGCPYDRQTPHYPEYKEETTKGHNSVTLPMPCQMPEPLLNGHPVQHHNTNSGSMDRRKEIFSKDTLFKPPPNALPGTYGDGSYSRLSTLSKTQVMSSAEIPDSQGQFEQPGPLLAMPRPPSSSPSTGSCQASFDYYNVSDDDELEDSASAERSEQKAPEGCGGGGQGTMQWLLEREKERDLQGRFERNLTFPNPRESDRNNQGQQSAHSARLDSMDSNSVTVDSGFNSPRTRESLASNTSSIVESNRRPNLALSPGHLGIATGNGPPFTFQTILEPLTTQPEKLQKPSNCLASITSV from the exons GTGTGCCCATACCAACGGCGGAGATCCTCCACCACACACTGAGCATGCTGGTCCGGGAGAGGAAGATCTACCCTACGCCGGAAGGCTACTTCATCGTCACGCCACAGACCTACTTCATCACGCCCTCTCTCATCAGGACCAGCTCCAAGTGGTACCACCTGGACGAGAGGTTGCCTGATcgcaagcagcagcagcagtgtacctcccccctctctggaaccttccccccctccacctctgGCTGTGTCAGGGACAGGTCTTATCCTAAGAACCATGGATACTTTTATAATGATTACCATGATAACCCCCCCAGCCACCATACCACCCTCACCAGGAAGTCCCCCAAGAAGCACAGGGAGGCCTACTCACCCCACTCCCCTCACACCCCCACACAGCCCCAGCACACCATGGAGAAGACACGGAGCACCCTCAGCTTCCCCTTCAAGTCGGACACCCTGACCAAGCATCGAGAGGGGGGCAGCAGTGGGGAAAAGCAGTCCAAGAAGTTTGGCCTTAAGCTGTTCCGGCTGAGCTTCAAGAAGGACAAGACCAAGCAACTGACCACCTTCTCGGCCCAGTTCCCCCCGGAAGAGTGGCCTCTGCAGGGCGAGGAGACGCCCACGGCCATGCCGCACAACGTGGAGATGGAGATCATCAGACGGATAAACCCAGACCTGACAGTGGAGAACGTGGCGAGGCACACGGCCGTGATAAAGaggttggaggaggagagagcccAGAGGAGCAAGGCCAGCTCGTCAGCCCAGCGCAGCGCACACAGCAGGAGGAGCCGTCGTCATCGCAAGCCCCAGGGTAAGCCCTCATGCTCCCACATTAAGACCCGCACCACTCGGGGAGACCACTTTGAGGGATCTAACCTGGACATGGTGGCTGAGAGGGACTACCAGCCCTACAGCTCCTCCTCCCTGGAACACAGCCATGCCCGCCACCTGGCTCACAGCAACCCAAACATCATGGAGTCCCACCTGCCCGTCACCCCAGAGTGGGACGTGTCAGGAGAGTTGGCCAAGAGGAGGACAGAGATGCCCTTCCCCGAGCCGTCGCACGGACCGTCCCACTCCAAGGTGTACCACAGCCACACACGGGAGAGGAAGTCACGCAACGAGCGCTCAACCAACAAGGCCAAAGAGAGGTCCCGTTCCATGGACAACTCCAAAAGGCCCCTTGGGGTTGGGCTGATTGGGCTCCCGGACTACTTTAAGCACAGCCCtgatgagagggacagagacaagagGCGCTACTACACAGACGACGGAACTTTGAGGGCCGCAGCCCAAGCCTCCCACTACTCCCACTACGCCCACTCGCAGGCCACGCCCCATGCTGTTAAgttaacctctgtgtgtgtgcccgACAGAGGAAGGACACTTAAAAAGAGTAAAAGTAGAGACCATTTACCTGACTACGACCGCTTGAAGGCTTACTCTCCAAAACCCATGGCTGAGGACTATTTCCAGtccaatgcatccaacaaattaaTCTTTACTGCTCCCAGACCCATAGGAAAACACAATCAAGATCGCTTACCTAAGGTGAAGGTGGGTTGTCCCTACGACAGACAGACCCCTCACTACCCAGAGTACAAAGAGGAAACTACAAAGGGACATAACAGTGTTACTTTACCAATGCCCTGCCAGATGCCTGAACCTTTGCTAAATGGCCATCCTGTACAGCACCACAACACCAACTCTGGTAGCATGGACAGGAGGAAGGAGATCTTTAGCAAAGACACTTTGTTTAAACCACCACCCAACGCATTGCCAGGCACCTATGGGGACGGCAGCTACTCCAGGTTAAGCACACTCAGCAAGACCCAGGTCATGTCGTCAGCCGAGATTCCGGACAGCCAGGGGCAATTTGAGCAGCCTGGCCCCCTGCTAGCTATGCCCCGGcccccttcctcttccccctcgACTGGCTCGTGCCAGGCCTCCTTCGACTACTACAATGTGTCTGATGATGACGAGTTGGAGGACTCTGCCTCGGCCGAGCGGTCAGAGCAGAAGGCCCCAGAGGGTTGTGGTGGGGGCGGACAGGGCACCATGCAGTggctgctggagagagagaaggagagggacctCCAGGGTAGGTTTGAGAGGAACCTGACCTTCCCCAACCCCAGGGAGAGTGACCGCAACAACCAGGGCCAGCAGTCGGCCCACTCAGCCAGGCTGGACAGCATGGACAGCAACAGTGTTACAGTGGACAGTGGATTTAACTCTCCACG CACACGAGAGAGCCTGGCCTCAAACACCTCCAGCATTGTGGAGAGCAACAGACGTCCGAATCTGGCTCTGAGTCCCGGACACCTGGGAATCGCCACAGGCAACGGTCCACCTTTTACCTTCCAGACCATTCTTGAGCCGCTCACCACCCAACCTGAGAAACTGCAGAAACCCTCAAACTGTTTGGCCTCCATAACGAGTGTGTGA
- the LOC109865078 gene encoding storkhead-box protein 2 isoform X2, which translates to MSPISQSQFIPLGEVLCLAISAMNSSRKPVTQEALTEHLATCFPGVPIPTAEILHHTLSMLVRERKIYPTPEGYFIVTPQTYFITPSLIRTSSKWYHLDERLPDRKQQQQCTSPLSGTFPPSTSGCVRDRSYPKNHGYFYNDYHDNPPSHHTTLTRKSPKKHREAYSPHSPHTPTQPQHTMEKTRSTLSFPFKSDTLTKHREGGSSGEKQSKKFGLKLFRLSFKKDKTKQLTTFSAQFPPEEWPLQGEETPTAMPHNVEMEIIRRINPDLTVENVARHTAVIKRLEEERAQRSKASSSAQRSAHSRRSRRHRKPQGKPSCSHIKTRTTRGDHFEGSNLDMVAERDYQPYSSSSLEHSHARHLAHSNPNIMESHLPVTPEWDVSGELAKRRTEMPFPEPSHGPSHSKVYHSHTRERKSRNERSTNKAKERSRSMDNSKRPLGVGLIGLPDYFKHSPDERDRDKRRYYTDDGTLRAAAQASHYSHYAHSQATPHAVKLTSVCVPDRGRTLKKSKSRDHLPDYDRLKAYSPKPMAEDYFQSNASNKLIFTAPRPIGKHNQDRLPKVKVGCPYDRQTPHYPEYKEETTKGHNSVTLPMPCQMPEPLLNGHPVQHHNTNSGSMDRRKEIFSKDTLFKPPPNALPGTYGDGSYSRLSTLSKTQVMSSAEIPDSQGQFEQPGPLLAMPRPPSSSPSTGSCQASFDYYNVSDDDELEDSASAERSEQKAPEGCGGGGQGTMQWLLEREKERDLQGRFERNLTFPNPRESDRNNQGQQSAHSARLDSMDSNSVTVDSGFNSPRTRESLASNTSSIVESNRRPNLALSPGHLGIATGNGPPFTFQTILEPLTTQPEKLQKPSNCLASITSV; encoded by the exons GTGTGCCCATACCAACGGCGGAGATCCTCCACCACACACTGAGCATGCTGGTCCGGGAGAGGAAGATCTACCCTACGCCGGAAGGCTACTTCATCGTCACGCCACAGACCTACTTCATCACGCCCTCTCTCATCAGGACCAGCTCCAAGTGGTACCACCTGGACGAGAGGTTGCCTGATcgcaagcagcagcagcagtgtacctcccccctctctggaaccttccccccctccacctctgGCTGTGTCAGGGACAGGTCTTATCCTAAGAACCATGGATACTTTTATAATGATTACCATGATAACCCCCCCAGCCACCATACCACCCTCACCAGGAAGTCCCCCAAGAAGCACAGGGAGGCCTACTCACCCCACTCCCCTCACACCCCCACACAGCCCCAGCACACCATGGAGAAGACACGGAGCACCCTCAGCTTCCCCTTCAAGTCGGACACCCTGACCAAGCATCGAGAGGGGGGCAGCAGTGGGGAAAAGCAGTCCAAGAAGTTTGGCCTTAAGCTGTTCCGGCTGAGCTTCAAGAAGGACAAGACCAAGCAACTGACCACCTTCTCGGCCCAGTTCCCCCCGGAAGAGTGGCCTCTGCAGGGCGAGGAGACGCCCACGGCCATGCCGCACAACGTGGAGATGGAGATCATCAGACGGATAAACCCAGACCTGACAGTGGAGAACGTGGCGAGGCACACGGCCGTGATAAAGaggttggaggaggagagagcccAGAGGAGCAAGGCCAGCTCGTCAGCCCAGCGCAGCGCACACAGCAGGAGGAGCCGTCGTCATCGCAAGCCCCAGGGTAAGCCCTCATGCTCCCACATTAAGACCCGCACCACTCGGGGAGACCACTTTGAGGGATCTAACCTGGACATGGTGGCTGAGAGGGACTACCAGCCCTACAGCTCCTCCTCCCTGGAACACAGCCATGCCCGCCACCTGGCTCACAGCAACCCAAACATCATGGAGTCCCACCTGCCCGTCACCCCAGAGTGGGACGTGTCAGGAGAGTTGGCCAAGAGGAGGACAGAGATGCCCTTCCCCGAGCCGTCGCACGGACCGTCCCACTCCAAGGTGTACCACAGCCACACACGGGAGAGGAAGTCACGCAACGAGCGCTCAACCAACAAGGCCAAAGAGAGGTCCCGTTCCATGGACAACTCCAAAAGGCCCCTTGGGGTTGGGCTGATTGGGCTCCCGGACTACTTTAAGCACAGCCCtgatgagagggacagagacaagagGCGCTACTACACAGACGACGGAACTTTGAGGGCCGCAGCCCAAGCCTCCCACTACTCCCACTACGCCCACTCGCAGGCCACGCCCCATGCTGTTAAgttaacctctgtgtgtgtgcccgACAGAGGAAGGACACTTAAAAAGAGTAAAAGTAGAGACCATTTACCTGACTACGACCGCTTGAAGGCTTACTCTCCAAAACCCATGGCTGAGGACTATTTCCAGtccaatgcatccaacaaattaaTCTTTACTGCTCCCAGACCCATAGGAAAACACAATCAAGATCGCTTACCTAAGGTGAAGGTGGGTTGTCCCTACGACAGACAGACCCCTCACTACCCAGAGTACAAAGAGGAAACTACAAAGGGACATAACAGTGTTACTTTACCAATGCCCTGCCAGATGCCTGAACCTTTGCTAAATGGCCATCCTGTACAGCACCACAACACCAACTCTGGTAGCATGGACAGGAGGAAGGAGATCTTTAGCAAAGACACTTTGTTTAAACCACCACCCAACGCATTGCCAGGCACCTATGGGGACGGCAGCTACTCCAGGTTAAGCACACTCAGCAAGACCCAGGTCATGTCGTCAGCCGAGATTCCGGACAGCCAGGGGCAATTTGAGCAGCCTGGCCCCCTGCTAGCTATGCCCCGGcccccttcctcttccccctcgACTGGCTCGTGCCAGGCCTCCTTCGACTACTACAATGTGTCTGATGATGACGAGTTGGAGGACTCTGCCTCGGCCGAGCGGTCAGAGCAGAAGGCCCCAGAGGGTTGTGGTGGGGGCGGACAGGGCACCATGCAGTggctgctggagagagagaaggagagggacctCCAGGGTAGGTTTGAGAGGAACCTGACCTTCCCCAACCCCAGGGAGAGTGACCGCAACAACCAGGGCCAGCAGTCGGCCCACTCAGCCAGGCTGGACAGCATGGACAGCAACAGTGTTACAGTGGACAGTGGATTTAACTCTCCACG CACACGAGAGAGCCTGGCCTCAAACACCTCCAGCATTGTGGAGAGCAACAGACGTCCGAATCTGGCTCTGAGTCCCGGACACCTGGGAATCGCCACAGGCAACGGTCCACCTTTTACCTTCCAGACCATTCTTGAGCCGCTCACCACCCAACCTGAGAAACTGCAGAAACCCTCAAACTGTTTGGCCTCCATAACGAGTGTGTGA